In Hyperolius riggenbachi isolate aHypRig1 chromosome 10, aHypRig1.pri, whole genome shotgun sequence, a genomic segment contains:
- the LOC137535413 gene encoding oocyte zinc finger protein XlCOF22-like has translation MMENQPPLTSPDGSSNRDPPERFTGPPYCEDCPQEDHAIPHHYQGGNLICINAGVIEEEEETYVRSDQQSVEEGDMMRTIKKEEEDVYVRSDQQSMEEGDMMRTNKEEQEETYVRSDQQYKQEGDMMKKIKEEEETYVRSDQQSMVEDDMMRSIKEEEETYVRSDQLSAEVGDVMGTIKVEDSLAEGRAAQSPGIRNLSETRLSVSTDCTTDGDVTGQESPADILVTPNIPPDSPHLSNPEGPHIQHSSPPTGGSYSWKCYAWKSSLVTHERSHTGEKPYSCAECRKCFGCKSLLVNHERIHTGEKPYSCAECGKCFGQKTNLVNHERTHTGEKPYSCAECGKCFGRKSLLVNHERIHTGEKPYSCAECGKCFGHKLSLVTHERTHTGVKPYSCAECGKCFGQKSNLVKHERSHTGEKPCSCAECGKCFGCKADLVRHERSHTGEKPYSCAECGKCFGFKRSLENHERSHTGEKPYSCAECGKCFGQKSNLVSHERSHTGEKPYSCAECGKCFGQKSNLVSHERSHTGEKPYSCAVCGKCFGFKRSLENHERTHTGVKP, from the exons atgatggagaatcagccacccctcacatcaccgg atggatccagtaacagagacccaccagagagatTTACAGGTCCTCCTTATTGTGAAGATTGTCCACAGGAAGACCACGCCATCcctcaccattatcag GGCGGAAATCTGATATGTATAAATGCTGGAGTtatagaggaagaagaagagacgtatgtgaggagtgatcagcagtctgtggaggagggtgacatgatgaggacaattaaaaaggaagaagaagatgtgtatgtgaggagtgatcagcagtctatggaggagggtgacatgatgaggacaaataaagaggaacaagaagagacatatgtgaggagtgatcagcagtataagcaggagggtgacatgatgaagaaaattaaggaagaagaggagacatatgtgaggagtgatcagcagtctatggtggaggatGACATGATGAGGTCAattaaggaagaagaagagacgtatgtgaggagtgatcagctgtcTGCGGAGGTTGGAGatgtgatggggacaattaaagtggaGGACTCTCTTGCAGAGGGCAGAGCAG CacagagtcccggcatcaggaacctctcagagactcgtctctctgtatccacagactgtacaacggatggtgatgtcactggacaagagtctcctgcggatatcctggtgaccccaaatattcccccagactcccctcacctgtctaaccctgaggggcctcatatccagcacagctctccccctactggagggtcttattcctggaAATGTTATGCATGGAAATCcagtcttgtcacacatgagagatctcacactggtgagaagccctattcatgtgctgagtgtaggaaatgttttggatgtaaATCACTGCTTGTCAATCATGAGAGaatacacactggtgagaagccctattcatgtgctgagtgtggcaaatgttttgggcagaaaacAAATCTTGTCaatcatgagagaactcacactggtgagaagccctattcatgtgctgagtgtgggaaatgttttggacgtaAATCACTGCTTGTCAATCATGAGAGaatacacactggtgagaagccctattcatgtgctgagtgtgggaaatgttttgggcataaactAAGTCTTGTCACTCATGAGAGAACACACACTGGCGTAaagccctattcgtgtgctgagtgtggcaaatgttttgggcagaaatcaaatcttgtcaaacatgagagatctcacacaggtgagaagccctgttcatgtgctgagtgtgggaaatgttttgggtgtaaagcggatcttgtcagacatgagagatctcacactggtgagaagccctattcatgtgctgagtgtggaaaatgtttcggGTTTAAAAGAAGTCTTGAaaatcatgagagatctcacactggtgagaagccctattcgtgtgctgagtgtgggaaatgttttgggcagaaatcaaatcttgtcagtcatgagagatctcacactggtgagaagccctattcatgtgctgagtgtggcaaatgttttgggcagaaatcaaatcttgtcagtcatgagagatctcacactggtgagaagccctattcatgtgctgtgtgtggaaaatgttttgggtTTAAAAGAAGTCTTGAAAATCATGAGAGAACacacactggtgtgaagccctag